One part of the Sneathia vaginalis genome encodes these proteins:
- the rlmN gene encoding 23S rRNA (adenine(2503)-C(2))-methyltransferase RlmN, with the protein MEKVDILSLDVKDLQDILKEHKINGFVARQIYDFLHNKLEFNFDNFNNIKKETRSLLKDLFYIPELKKVTSLISKDKQSEKYLFSLNDKLLLESVLLTHDNRKTLCVSSQIGCPLRCDFCATGTMKFEKNLTASEIIMQFYLIQKDLKKKNQKISNIVYMGMGEPFLNYDNVIKSVNILNNPNGQNISKRNFTISTSGLINEIKKLADDEKQVHLAISLHSAIQSVRDKLMPINKRYSLEKLAESLKYYQDKTNNRITFEYILIDDLNMDKDAVSALTKFIKQFNAHVNLIPYNKVFGKPYITPSKTRQHAFYNALKNNKINVTLRDTKGQDIAAACGQLKIKKEKEQDGKNN; encoded by the coding sequence ATGGAAAAAGTTGATATTTTAAGCTTAGATGTTAAAGATTTACAAGATATACTAAAAGAACACAAAATAAATGGTTTTGTTGCAAGACAAATTTATGATTTTTTACATAATAAGCTAGAATTTAATTTTGATAATTTTAATAATATTAAAAAGGAAACTAGGAGTCTTTTAAAAGATTTATTCTATATCCCAGAGCTAAAAAAAGTAACTTCACTCATCTCAAAAGATAAGCAAAGTGAAAAATACCTATTTTCCTTAAACGATAAACTTTTATTAGAATCTGTACTATTGACTCATGATAATAGAAAGACACTGTGTGTATCATCGCAAATAGGGTGTCCACTAAGATGTGATTTCTGTGCAACAGGTACAATGAAGTTTGAAAAAAATCTAACAGCATCTGAAATTATCATGCAATTTTATCTAATACAAAAAGATTTGAAAAAGAAAAATCAAAAGATAAGTAATATCGTTTATATGGGTATGGGAGAGCCATTTTTAAATTATGATAATGTAATTAAGTCTGTAAATATATTAAATAATCCTAATGGTCAAAATATATCGAAAAGGAATTTTACAATTTCAACTTCAGGTTTAATTAATGAGATAAAAAAATTAGCTGATGATGAAAAACAAGTGCATTTAGCGATATCATTACATTCTGCTATACAAAGTGTGAGAGATAAGCTTATGCCTATAAACAAAAGATATAGCTTGGAAAAACTAGCTGAGTCTTTAAAATATTATCAAGATAAAACAAATAATAGAATAACATTTGAGTATATATTAATAGATGATTTGAATATGGATAAAGATGCGGTTAGTGCGTTAACAAAATTTATCAAACAATTTAATGCTCACGTAAATTTAATACCGTATAATAAGGTTTTTGGTAAACCATATATAACTCCAAGTAAGACAAGACAACATGCTTTCTATAACGCATTGAAAAATAATAAGATAAATGTTACATTAAGAGATACAAAAGGACAAGATATAGCAGCAGCATGTGGACAATTAAAAATTAAAAAGGAGAAAGAACAAGATGGCAAAAATAATTAA
- the rph gene encoding ribonuclease PH, whose product MRADNRKYNELRQIKVTPNYTMHAEGSVLIEFGNTKVICNATVEDKVPPFLKGKKIGWITAEYAMLPRATTTRNKRESQTGKQNGRSIEIQRLIGRSLRSAIDLEKLGERTITIDCDVIQADGGTRTASITGGYLALELAITKLLKDGTLTFNPIVSKVAAISVGKVNGELLLDLDYQEDCKAGVDMNIVMNNKNEFIEIQGTGEHDTFNYSELLSFLDLAKLAFDELFLL is encoded by the coding sequence ATGAGAGCAGATAATAGAAAGTATAATGAATTGAGACAAATAAAAGTGACACCAAATTATACAATGCATGCTGAAGGTTCAGTTTTAATTGAGTTTGGGAATACAAAAGTAATATGTAATGCAACAGTTGAAGATAAGGTTCCACCATTTTTAAAAGGTAAGAAAATAGGTTGGATAACTGCAGAATATGCAATGTTGCCAAGAGCTACTACTACAAGAAATAAAAGAGAATCACAAACTGGTAAACAAAATGGAAGATCTATAGAAATACAACGTCTAATAGGAAGATCATTAAGATCTGCAATAGACTTAGAAAAACTAGGTGAGAGAACAATTACAATAGATTGTGATGTTATACAAGCAGATGGAGGTACAAGAACAGCATCAATTACTGGTGGATACTTAGCATTGGAACTTGCAATTACAAAACTATTAAAAGATGGGACATTAACATTTAATCCTATAGTTTCAAAGGTAGCAGCAATTAGTGTAGGTAAAGTTAATGGAGAACTTTTACTAGACCTTGACTATCAAGAAGACTGTAAAGCAGGTGTTGATATGAATATTGTAATGAATAACAAGAATGAGTTTATAGAAATACAAGGAACAGGAGAACATGATACATTCAATTATTCTGAATTATTATCTTTCCTTGATTTAGCTAAACTAGCATTTGATGAGTTATTCTTGCTATAA
- a CDS encoding C40 family peptidase, protein MVKKFILIITLILSINISFANNNKTADDIRKQISEYAMTYLDTPYRWGSKGPSTFDCSGFVNYVYKKKANIDLPRSSYDIAKIGTAKFSNLEVGDLLFFKTTSKARISHVGIYIGNNKFIHASSSKRGVVISELEGYYKKTFKWGVSVVNKKK, encoded by the coding sequence ATGGTTAAAAAGTTTATATTGATAATAACATTAATTCTTTCAATTAATATATCATTTGCAAATAATAACAAGACTGCTGATGATATACGTAAGCAAATTTCTGAATATGCAATGACTTATCTTGATACTCCATATAGATGGGGAAGCAAAGGTCCTAGTACATTTGACTGCTCTGGATTTGTGAATTATGTTTATAAAAAGAAAGCAAATATAGACTTACCTAGATCATCATATGATATAGCAAAAATAGGTACAGCTAAGTTTTCTAACCTAGAAGTTGGAGACTTGTTATTCTTTAAAACTACTAGTAAAGCAAGAATTTCACACGTTGGTATATATATAGGTAATAATAAATTTATACACGCATCTTCTTCAAAAAGAGGTGTAGTAATATCAGAGTTAGAAGGATATTACAAAAAAACATTTAAATGGGGAGTAAGTGTAGTTAATAAGAAAAAATGA
- a CDS encoding putative ABC transporter permease gives MIYNYIWYFFIYSFLGWCLEVIYASLEREDFVNRGFLNGSYCPIYGFGAVCEIFLLTKFVNYPICLYIISVVITTVLEFITGYVLEKIFNLQWWDYTNEKFNIKGYICLKFSLLWGVASLVLMYILQPKVNIVVSLLRYIDFVTYLLILLMLYDFLISILKVLALKKDSMIIEKLNEDLKMLSNEMAENISYKTHRIEKKINKKYRRLLKSYPKLKRIISSISKK, from the coding sequence ATGATATATAATTATATTTGGTATTTCTTTATATATTCATTTTTAGGTTGGTGTTTGGAAGTTATATATGCATCATTAGAAAGAGAGGACTTTGTAAATAGAGGTTTTCTAAATGGTTCATACTGCCCTATATATGGATTTGGAGCAGTATGTGAGATATTTTTACTAACTAAGTTTGTAAATTATCCCATATGTCTTTATATAATTTCTGTTGTAATAACCACAGTTCTTGAGTTTATAACAGGATATGTATTAGAAAAAATATTTAATCTTCAGTGGTGGGATTATACAAATGAGAAATTTAATATTAAAGGCTATATTTGTCTTAAATTTTCATTATTATGGGGTGTAGCTTCCTTAGTATTAATGTATATATTACAACCAAAAGTAAATATTGTTGTTAGTCTTTTAAGATACATTGACTTTGTTACATATTTATTAATATTATTAATGCTATATGATTTTTTAATAAGTATTTTAAAGGTATTAGCACTTAAAAAAGATAGTATGATAATAGAAAAATTAAATGAAGACTTAAAGATGTTGTCAAATGAAATGGCAGAAAATATTTCGTATAAAACGCACAGAATAGAAAAGAAGATTAATAAGAAGTATAGAAGATTATTGAAATCTTATCCTAAATTAAAGAGGATAATAAGTTCTATAAGTAAAAAATGA
- a CDS encoding cupin domain-containing protein — MSEVVKTIYDKEVRIERIYSNNASTDWMVQDIDELVYLLNGSAILEYTDKEIPLVKDSFEYIKKGVRHRVKSTSEDCIWLCVFIKC, encoded by the coding sequence ATGAGTGAAGTAGTAAAGACAATATATGATAAGGAAGTAAGAATTGAAAGAATATATTCAAATAATGCTAGCACTGATTGGATGGTACAAGATATTGACGAGTTGGTCTATTTATTGAATGGCTCTGCTATATTAGAATATACAGACAAAGAAATTCCATTAGTTAAGGATAGTTTTGAATATATAAAAAAAGGAGTAAGACATAGAGTTAAATCTACAAGTGAAGACTGTATATGGCTTTGTGTGTTTATAAAATGTTAG